cgtgcaACTGGCAGTAGCGCGGCTcaacaaagcgcgctagagctattagcGGTAGCGAGCTTTCACATAGCTCGCTGCTGCTACGTTTGTATAACAGTAGCGCGGGCtgacacgcgctgctgctacagaTTAGCTGTAGCGCCGAACCCGCTCTACTGCTATACCTAGAacctgcgctgctgctagccttttccctagtagtgtctcttgaaactcaacaacctatgttctcagtcaccaagcaattgcaattcaacttattcaatagagtttaagtaagaggtccacatactcaaccatcatatagtcttctatgattgctaacactcaccgcataaacatgagcaaaacgtttcaaccggacacatagaaagataggggcttattgttttgcctcccaacgtattcacctcaagggtgatgtcaacaataataactcatgctacccatattcaactggacatatgtgcctatgtctttcctcaccacatgatgcttgccaaaagagaaaaataaaaaggaatagagagaaaaactttgactctttgcataaaagtaaatactgaaaagtaaaagacaagccctttgcagagggaagcagcggttgtcatgcacttatttgtttgtatcctcaatcccttagtgcaaaagaacgtcacgttatattgccccttatgatagcaacctatattatgcagtccatcacttttattgctTTGCCATCATAAGTTTGTACAAccccaattttctcttacactaagagATCTAacatttttagaagcaatttttattgccttattgcaccgatgacaacttacttgaaggatcttgctcaatccataggtaggtatggtggacacttaaaaaataagatttgggtttaagggtttttggatgcacaattagtatctctacttagtgaggaatttttggctagcaaagataggaggcaagcaccacatgttgaaggatctatgacaatataacttctatgtgaatatgaacaaacataaatcattacgttgtcttccttgtcaaacgtcaacaattttggtatataatattttgatgggggctcacaatcacaaaatatttccacgatagtgtatttgcatgtgaaagttctcttccttatactaattattcgtgaattgcttgtatgaccaatattgtgattgtcaagcctcaaaatattTCAATTTATAAACGCaacgtgaagctaccactaggcatgatatgatttcaacttcatgacattaaatttattcaacaatttactcataggatataagtgaagcacaagagtaaatgatatagagaagagcttcgttgacgggatgtgaatgtcgCTTATTTAGTCTCCCTGGCaattatttgaggactctatttattcaaaaagtttcagatctaagtactttactgaaacagcaagcaaaacaaaataaaatgacattccaagaatagcacacatcatgtgaagaagcaaaaacttaggctcaaccgatactaaccggtgattgttgaagaagaaaggtgggatgcctaccggggcatcaccaagcttagatgcttgagacttcttgaaatattaacttgggatgccttgggcatccccaagattgagcttttgtgtctcgttaattcctctcatatcaaggtttACCTAATactgaaagcttcatccacacaaaactcaacaagaacacgTGAGGtacgttagtataaaccaatgcaaaaaccttatcattttgtactgtagcaaatcactaaaattattattcaacatttcatactaaatgtctctgcatatttaatactcatatcctcaaatataatcattaaacaagtaaacatatgcaaacataacagcaatctgccaaaacagtacagcctGTAATGAATGCAAGAGTATCCATACTTATTCAACTCCAAAGGTTATGAAAATTTAACACACTGTAGAACATTTACCAgatcttattttgcaaaaagtttcaacctttTATCACATTCTCacatttctagggaatttttgcaacagcggtaaactttctgtgagacagcaacatgtatacttgcaaaataagcatggtgagggctatccttgacatttttattgaaaataaagatgtaaaacattattccaaataacagcaagcaaatcctaacaaaataaatttacgctccaagtaaaacacatatcatgtgacgaatgaaaacatagctccaagtgaggttatcgataatgttggagacgaaagaggggatgccttccggggcatccccaagctttgtagCTTGGAtattacttgaatattaccttggggtgccttgggaatccccaagcttagggtcttgtcactccttattctcctcatatcgacgtctcacccaaaacttgaaaacttcaatcacacaaaacttaacggaacttcgtgagataggttagtatgataaagagcaaaccacttcactttggtactgtcaaagacaagattcataattgtttgcacacaatgcctactgtagcatatcatttccacaatttatattgatcaatataagccatagaaactagcaaacaagcaaactatgcattgcaaacagattctgtcaaaaacagaatagtatgtagtaatctgtactctggCCATACTTCTACTATAAAAATTGTGAAAACTTAGCACCACGTGAGAAATTTCTATATTAATattctgcagaaagaatcaactcaaaagcactctcctGTTAAAAATGGTGATTATttgcgtgagcgcaaaagtttctatttttcagcaagatcaaagcaactatcacccaacatgaccccaaaggccttacttggcactttattgaaacaaaagcaataaaacatgattactacactaacttaatcatgtgaacacacaaaatagtgggtaaaagtgttgggttgtctcccaacaagcggttttctttaatgccttttagctaggcatgatgatttcaatgatgctcgcataacggataagaattgaaacatgaagagagcatcatgaaacacatctcAAGCACATCTAAGTataatccacttcctatgcatagggattttgtgagcaagcaAACCAATTAAAACAAgaaccaactagcataggaaggcaaaacaagtaaaacttcaaaacaatcaacacatagagaagaaacttgatattattgagatatgtaagagcAAAAGTTCCTctcacataataattttcagaggcatcatgagtggattcaacaatataactatcacatacaacACTCTTTTCATGACGCACAAGCATAGGaaatttattactctttatggtatacatgtcatcataataatcatcatagatagcaactttattttcatagtcaattgaaacctcttccaaaatagtggatgtatcattaaataaagtcatgacctctccaaatgcaCTTTCAttaatattgtaataagattcaacaccctccaaaatagtgggatctctACTACCTAGAGTTCAcacacttccaaacccactttcatcaatgtaatcatcataaataggatgcatgctatcatcataataaattttcttatcgaaagtagaaggaatcaaaggatcatattcattaagcaaagcatacccaagcttaggacaagcattatttccagcaaataaatcttcaaacatatcatactcatcaagcatagcatccccaagcttgtggctttgcatatcataagcataatcactctcattgttaatagtatggatagcaccaacgatatagcaaacattattatcatattcttccaagcaagtgctaaaaagattttcaagattataagaagcatCATTATCctcccaatcataatcattgcaacaagtagtaggtatcacaaaatcatactcaatatcatcatcctccatcaacatatttgattcactttcatgaggcacaatggtgataggagcaacattatttgtgagagatactgttttacctcccttctttcttcttttcttcttcttcttcaccacatcatgtgtgggtttaataaaTTTTTCCATGCtccttgttgaagagattgattggataggaagctcctcctcgttacctgattcatcataataaacactaggagggtattgggaaacatTTTCCCTTTCATCAGTACTCTCTTCATATGCTATTTGTTTTCCTGTCTTTAGATACTTGGCAATATCAGGATtatcaatgcaatttaccgcaaaaaacatataaatttcctctagatcaaaatcaagaaatatcttgagattaaattttggaatacccttagttatacatttcatttcttcataccccaaaagaaggctaagccctttatgatgctcaagggtaatcaagttatcacaatttttggacacgatttgatcatgaaagaatCTGCATtgaagatttaaatgaccatgtccattgcaaagttcacaaggatggcagaaaaaattaaatctttcagcacaatcatctagcctctcttgcaaacttttcgtttctaaatatttttgcttcttacaaaatctatattCCCTTCTTGGTGTGCAaaggcactcccaattcactcTACAAAAAgttacatgcttataagaaacatttttgtcatgactcGTGCAATcaccattagcattttggatattcatagaattcatactaacaacattgcaatcatgctcatcattcattccaatcattttattaaattattcttctatcaattgagcataattttccgatccatcattttcaagaaagatatcataaagatgatcaataatatgatgcaaccttaatcccatttttttgtagttttctttttataaaccaaagtagtgataaaacaagaaactaaaagattcaattgcaagatctaaatatataccttcaaacactcacctccccggcaacggcgcaagaacagagcttgatgtctactacgcaactttattcttgtagactcgtgttgggcctccaagtgcagagttttgtaggacagtagcattttccctcaagtggatgacctaagtttatcaatctgtgggaggtgtaggatgaacatggtctctctcgagcaaccctgcaaccaaataacaaaaagtctcttgtgtccccaacacaccaaatacaatggtaaattgtataggtgcactagtttggcgaagagatggtaataaaagtgtagtatggatagtagatattggtttttgtagtgcgaacaataaaaagcaGCAAGGTAGGAAGTaacaaagtgagcacaaacggtattgcaatgcttaaaaatgaggcctagggtctgtacttccgctagtgcaatctcccaacaatgctaacatagttggatcatatgattatccctcaacgtgcattaaagaatcactcccgagatcCTATTAGCAgaaaacaaaagatagaaattgtttgtagggtacgaaaccatctcaaagctattcttttcgatcaatctatcctagagttcgtactagaataacgcaAGCTATTCTtcccgatcgatctaatcaagagttcgtactagaataacaccaaatccaattcatattcataatactcaatccacacaaagaactacaagagaCACCAAagcttctatcggagaaaagataataagaacgtgtatcaacccctatacatagattaccccaatatcaccgcgggaatccacgagttgaatgccaagacacatatcaagtgaatcaatatgataccccatttgtcacctcaagtattcaactgcaagacatatatcaagtgtcctcagatctgaacattcaatccgacaagacaaaacttcaaagggtaaagattcaattcatcataacaagagtagagaggggacaAACATCACACGATCCATCTATGTTAAAAAGCCCATGATCTATCAAGATCAagacatctcaagatcacgagagagagagagagagagagagattaaacacatagctactggtacaaaccctcagccccgacggtggactactccctcctcatcgtggtggccgccaggatgatgaagatggccaccggtgatgatctccacctccggcagggtgcccaaacgaggtctagattggttttcggtggctacagagccttgcggcggtggaacttctgatctaggtctaccccgaagggtttcggaatatttgggaatttatagtgcaaagaaggggtgcgggaggtcaccgaggtgggcacaacccacttgggcgcgctagagggccctggcgcgccctggtgggttgtgcccccctcggggcacacccccaggtgcagctctggcccaatggatgtcttctggcccaaaaaaaatctccaaaaagttttgcgttgtttggactctgtttgatattgatttcctgtgatgtaaaaaacaagcaataaacaacaactcgcactgggcactgggtcaataggttagttcccaaaaaatgatataaagttgctataaaatgattgtaaaacacccaagaatgataaaataacaacatgaatacttcataaattatagatacgttggagacgtatcagggggcgttgtcttcttcgtctccaccaccGCCTGTCCCACGTTCGGCTCCCCTGCCAGGTCAGGCCCCGGGTGCCAACTCCTGGACCGGCATGGTGCAGGCCTGGGCCATGCCGTGGCGTGCGCCCGGTGCCGGCGTGCTCGGCCCCTGGCCTCGCGTTCCACAGCAACATGGGTTCTTCACCTACGGTGCGCCGGGCGCGAGCTCCAGCACGGCGCCGCCACCATCAACTTATGGCGCCGACCCCTCCATCCTCCCCGGCTTCACCTACGGCTCGCCGGGCGCCATCTCCATCATGGCGCACCTGCCGCTACATCCATGGGACATGGGTGGGCTGCAGACGGCGATTCAAGCCGCGCAcacgtccccgccgccgccctggaGTACCtgggactggtacatggactccggGGCATCTTCACACATGACATCAAACCTTGGTAATCTCCATTCCCTCtgtccttccttccctcctcatgACATTATCGTCGGCAATGGCGGCCGCATGCCAATCACGCACACCGGGCGCGTCTCGCTGATTGCTAACAACTCCTCTCTCGAGCTACACAACGTCCTTCTCTCTCGCTCCAGCATCACTAATCTCCTCTCAGTTCGTCGTCTTACTCGCGACAACCTTGTTTCTGTTGAATTTGATGCTTTTGGCTTTTCCGTCAAGGATATCCGCACCCGCCAGGTGATCCTTCAGTGTGATTCAACTGGCGATCTATACCTGGTGTGCTGCAACCCTGCCGTCCCCCGTGCCAGTTACTTTGATGGTGTTGCAACCATGGAGCTGTGGCACAGCCGTCTTGGGCACCCCGGCGAGGAGGAACTTCGCCGTGCCCTGCATCATTTCCCGTTCAGCTGCACACTGTCCACTCCCCACTCCTGCACCGACTGTCGCCTTGGCAAGCATACGCGACTGCCGTTCTCCACCAGCACGACGCCTAGCTACTTTCCTTTCTAGTTACTTCATCTAGATGTATAGACCTCTCCCATTGTTAGCATCTCAGGCTTTGAATAGTATCTGGTTGTAATTGATAGCTGCACTCATTATGTTTGGACATTCCCTCTTCGCCACAAATCTGAAGTTATTTGCGTTCTCTCTGAATTTTATGCCTACGTCCAGACTCAGTTCGAGCACCCCATCCTCGCTCTCCAGACCAAAAATGGGCGCGAGTTCAATAACCTCGTTGACCCCACTTCCTGGCGTGTGCTCACCTCCCCCCACATTCGCTTCGACGAGTTCACTTTTCCGTTTGCCGCTCCGTGCCTCCCACCACCTCCGGCAACGCCTCCCCCATGACTCGTCCCTGCACCTGTCCACGCACTGTCGGGGCGCACTTACTCCGACGATGTGCCCACTACTGCGCAGGCTCCCACCTCCCCTCCCCAAAGCAACTGCCCCGATCACGCGACCACCCTCGATTCAAACGGGACCGCTGGATCTTCATCCAACGCGCTTAGTTCAAACCCTTCGCGCGCATGTGTTTCCCACTCCACCCGTTCGAACGCGACCGTTGGATCCTCATCGGACGCCTCACATTCAAACGTCGCGCCCGCGCGCTCCTCTGCCAGCCCGCCtggctctccttctccctctcatcCCACACCACCGCGAAGGATGATCACCCGCGTCCGCGCTGGCGTCTTCCGCCCCAATCCCAAGTATGTTGTTGATTATGTCTGCGTGACCGCCACTGCTCCCACCGCTGACATCTCTTCGGTTCCTCGCTCGGTCCGTAGTGCCCTTCGTGACGCCAACTGGCTCGCCGCCATGCGTGAAGAGTTCACCACCCTCACTAGCAACCGGACTTGGGAGCTCGTCCCGCGGCCGCACGCGCAAAAATCATCACCGAAAAGTGGATTTTCCGTCACAAGACACGAGCCAACGGCACACTCGAGAGCTACAAAGTGTGGTGGGTTGTCCGCGGCTTCAACCAGCACGCCGGCGTCGACTACGGGGAAACTTTCTCTCCGGTCGTCAAGCTTGCCACCATTCACACTGTCCTCACCCTTGCCGCCTCGCCCAACTGGCCTGTCCATCAACTCGATGTGAGAAATACCTTTCTCCATGGCCACTTGGAGGAAGAAGTGTACTGCTTACAACCCGCCGACTTCGTTGATGAAGCCAAGCCCGATCACGTCTGCCGCCTGTCCAAGTCCCTCTACAGCTTGAAACAGGCGCCGCGCGCGTGGTTTCTCTGCTTCGCCGGCTTCCTCGCCACCCTAGGCTTCACATCGACGCGCTCGGACACCTCGTTGTTCACGCTCAACCGCGGGGAGGGCGCCGCGTACCTTCTgctctatgtggatgatatcatcctCACGACATCCTCCGCAGCGCTTCTTCGTCACATCGTCGCCGGGCTCACCACTGAGTTCGCCATGAAGGACCTCGGAGATCTCCACTACTTCCTGGGCATACGAGTCACGCGCTCGGCCGCCGGCTTCTTCCTATCTCAAGAACAGTATGCCGAGGACATCCTTGAGCGGGCTAACATGGACAACCGCAAGCTTGCTCCGACGCCCGTCGACACCAAGGCCAAGCTCCCTTCTGCCACGGGACAGCGCATCGACGACTCGACCGCCTACCGCAGCCTCGCCGGTGCGCTCCAGTACCTCTCGGTGATGCGACCCGAGCTCGCCTACGTCGTCCAGCAGATCTGCCTGCACATGCATGATCCGCGCGAGTGTCACCTGGCGCTGATCAAGCGTGCGCTCCGGTACATGCGCAGCTCAGCCTCGCTCGGATTACATCTTCGTGCATCCTCGACATTGGATCTCTGGGTCTACACCGACGCTGAttgggccggctgccccgacacGCGATGCTCGACCTCCGGCTACTGCGTCTGCCTCGGTGACACGCTGGTCTCCTGGTCTTCGAAGCGCCAGGCCGCTGTCTCCCGCTCCAGTGCGGAGGCAGAATACCGTGGCGTGGCCAATGTTGTGGCCGAATGCGTACGCCAACTCCCAGGCGAGCTTCGCTGCGCGGTCACCACTGCCACGCTGGTCTACTGTGACAACATCTCCGCCATGTACCTCTCCAGCAACCCCATTCATCACCGGCGCACCAAGCATGTGGAGCCAGACATTCATTTCTGCCAAGAGCGCGTCGGGATCGGTGACTTCGGCATGCTCCACATTCCCACGCGCCAGCAGTTCGCCGACgtgatgacgaagggactgccCACCGATGTGTTTCACAACtttcggtccagtctttgcgtcgccCCTAGGGACGTCACGACTGCGGGGGGTGTTAAACCTCATGTATTTGTACCTGTATTCCTCTACAGTAGAGCGTGAGAGTGTGCGTGTGTGCAGTTTTCAGAGTCAGCACCCACTATCACCTCCTCGAGGCATGGCCCGGCCATGATCACCATCGTGGGCTCGCGCCCTCTGCTCACTCATGTATAAGTGTAACTCTCCTGATCAATGCAAAGTGTGTTCGATCTTCTCTCCCTCAAACACAGTATCCATGGGGTCTCCTCCGGATGAGCTCCTCCGCCGGAAGTAGCGCTATGGAGGCTACATCGTCCCAAATGATTCGTTCCCGGCAACAGTGTGGTTGTCGCTGTGGTGACGTAGCTTTAGGACTCATGGGGTCCTCTCTGTTAAAGTCTGGGACAGGCGTAATATTCAATTCTGAGCCGAGGCTCATCTGATCTCGgcaaacagtaaattcaaaaaaaatactagaaaaattaaaagaaaatctgattttttttgtcAACCAAGATACTTAAATGCGTGATGTTCGGGCAAAATTTTGTGGAGTTCGAAATTCGAACATCTGAGGTGCTCGTGGCAAAAAAAGATAAAATCGTGTCCAAACAGTGCGTTTTTTTGAAATTTCTCACTAGCCTGATTTTTTTtctgagagctactcagatgtccaaacATCATCAAATTTGGCACGGGCATCATGCACTCGAGCATCTTGCATTacaaaaaaaaaatcatttttttatgAATTTGTTTGCTATTTCTTTTGATTTTATACTGTTCACGCTTGGGAGGAGGTGAGCTCGGGAGCTGAATCGCTGCGtgctttttttcctttcttttgtgTACTTTTGTACATACTACTGTTTACGCTTAATAAAGTGCTCTGGGTCTTTCGAGACGCGTCTATGTTTAGAAAAAATCAACCTGTTTTGTTTAAAATTTAAGGGAAAAAACTAAACTTTTTCTTTGACGAGGTTGAGTTTAATCCGGTGCGCTGTTGGGTGGGCCTGAAGTGGCTGACTCCTCAAGAGGATCAAAAGCCCACTTTGCGTCACAAATCATTTCGAGTGCCGAAGCACGAAATCAGTAATTAAAGAGTATTTGTTGCAAAGAACACTTCACTTTTCcagattgcgacaagtggcgcacatgcagcgcgccacttgtcgcaacctgggacttttcccttttttcgtagatccgtttattcaaaacattttatctcttaaatcgtgcGTCCAAATGTCGTACCGTTTTCACCATtgcattcctcgcgtcgagattttcaaaactagatcccatgttgataggttttgatgaaccttttttcacAAAAAATACCGGGCGAAAAAAATTGGCCGAAAAAACCAAACCAGGAGCACGGTTTTtttctttccgaaagaggcacgcccgtgcctctcacgaaatcacaaccgtgtctctcgtggaagcaaaaccgtgactctcgtgaaagaaaaaaaaataaaaaacgcgtttttttttcgttttcgagaggcacgaccgtgactctcgcgaaagcacaaccgtgcctctcgcggaagcaaaaccgtgactctctgaaagaaaaaaaacaaaaaaacgcgtatttttccccttttcgagaggcacggccgtgactttcgcgtaagcacaaccatgcctctcgcggaagcaaaaccgtgactctcacgaaagaaaaaaaagaagaaaacacgttttgtttttccctttccgagaggcacggccgtgactctcacaaaagcacaaccgtgcctctcatggaagaaaaaccgtgactctcacaaaagaaaaaaaatcgcgtttttttcgtttccgaaaggcacggccgtgactctcgataaagcacaaccgtgcctctcacggaagaaaaaccgtgacttttgcgaaagaaaaaaaaagaaaacgcgttttttcgcgcaaatttttttttaattttttttaatcgaaaagctaagaaagaccgggggaaaaccaaaacgtcgaaaaacccCCAAAAAattcgtttaaaaagccgaaaacatgtgtggaaaaataaaaaaataaaattcgaagggagcgtccagagcgcgacacgtggcgaatggctgagaacgCGTCAAGTGACACTAATCGTTGCGAGGCTTTCGAAGGAGCGctagttaactagttgctcccgccGAAGTGACTTAGATTGCAGCTTGCCATCCAGAGCGATGACCTCCACCCCTACCGATGGCTGCGTGCGTGCCGACTAGACGAAGCAGCTTGCCATCCAGAGCGATCACCTCCCCCCGCTACTGATGGCTACGTGCGTGCCGACAAGACGAAGAGGACGTGCcacccgccgccgcgccaccggccTCGCTCGCACCAACCCGTACACGCGTCCGACCCCTACCTCCCCATAAAACCCCGCGCCACAGAGAAACCCAAACCCGATCACTCCTACCGACTCCTTCGCAATCCATTCAAGTCACgcaaagcacacgagcagctgCGCATACTAATTCAATGGCGGTCATGTCACGGTTGAAGAGGCTGGCGGCGCCCGCGCTGCTGGTGCTGCTTGCGCTGGCGGCGTCCGCGGCCGTGGCGGCGAAGACGACGCAGGACGGCGCGGAGGCGGCGCCGGGCAAGGATGAAGAGTCGTGGACGGGGTGGGCCAAGGACAAGCTCTCCGAGGGGCTCGGCCTGGACAAGATCTCCGAGGGGCTGGGGCTCAAGCACGACGCTGACGAGGAGGCCGCGCGCGAGACCGTCCAGCACACCGCCTCCGGTACGTATGCGTTGCGTGCTCTCGCGTACGCCGTGGTGTCCATTTTCTGTTCCAGTGTGGTCGTCCAGTGACGACTGACGAGTCTGACACTGGTGCGCGCGGTTGAGTTGTGTGTGCAGAGACGGGGAGTCAGGTGAGCGGCAAGGCAGCGGACGCCAAGGAGGCGGCCAAGGGAACGGTCGGGGAGAAGGCAGGGGCGGCCAAGGACGCCGTGTTGGAGAAGACGGAGTCCGCCAAGGACGACGCGTGGGAGACAGCGGAGGCGGCCAAGGGGAAGGCCAACGAGGGATACGAGAAgatgaaggagaaggcgtgggaggCCGTCGACGCTACCAAGGAGAAGCTCGGGGAGGTGAAGGACAAGGTCACCGGCGCGGCAGCCGACGGCAAGGACAAGACGCACCGCAAGGATGACGAGCTGTGAATGAGGACAATCGAGCCGCATTTCTTGCCATACTTGTTCTTTCGAGAATGTTTTCAGTGTTCGCGCTAGTATTTTATGCTGTTCCTCTTGTACAATAATGTGACCATCTGTAGAGAACCCTGCACGATCGAACAAGCTTCTTTTTGAAAATCTGTTGGCCTGAATCTTGCACTCAAAATTGGAGCTGGGAGTCTGGGACTGTGACGGGATCACGGGACTGGCGGAGTGGCGGTACATGATGAACAGGACGACTAGTACAGACGAGAGAATCTTCCCAAATCTACTTGGAAAGAGCTGCATATTACACAATCACCACCGGCATGACGAGGATGATACATCTTATCTTCCTTTTCAAATCTAATTGAAAATTATCTGCATTTCCCCCAATTTTCTCCCACATACACACAGAACGCGAGAGCTAATTCAGACGAGGAACGGGGCTTCCAGTACGACGGCGGCTGAAGCCCTGGCCCTGCGGTCGGCACCGGCATCCTCGTCCTGCAGCCTGAGGATGGAGGTGACGATGAGGGCGAGGATGCCGAAGCAAACCGGGATGAGCCCCGTGCCGTACCTGCTGACGGTGTTGAGCCCCCTGGCCTCGCCGCAGCTGGACGCGACGCCGTAGGAGTAGGACTCGAGCACGAAGAGGGCGACGCGGCAGGACTTCTTGTCGAGGAAGCTGAGGGAGCCGTAGA
This portion of the Triticum dicoccoides isolate Atlit2015 ecotype Zavitan chromosome 7A, WEW_v2.0, whole genome shotgun sequence genome encodes:
- the LOC119332079 gene encoding late embryogenesis abundant protein D-29-like, with translation MAVMSRLKRLAAPALLVLLALAASAAVAAKTTQDGAEAAPGKDEESWTGWAKDKLSEGLGLDKISEGLGLKHDADEEAARETVQHTASETGSQVSGKAADAKEAAKGTVGEKAGAAKDAVLEKTESAKDDAWETAEAAKGKANEGYEKMKEKAWEAVDATKEKLGEVKDKVTGAAADGKDKTHRKDDEL